Proteins encoded by one window of Dryocola sp. LX212:
- a CDS encoding heme ABC transporter ATP-binding protein, translating to MADILQAQRISLHAAGRKLLNNVSLTLTPGEVVALIGPNGAGKSTLLRVLTGYQPPDEGMVILAEKPLGEWCNEALSRRRAVMRQRSGMAFSWAVEEVIAMGRAPWPAAQTPDVVQEVMALTGCDDLAGRDFCQLSGGEQQRVQLARALAQLWHNGQPRGWLFLDEPTSALDLYHQQHILRLLRRLALMGTLCVCVVVHDLNLAALWADRIVLLHGGRLVAQGTPQEVLNETTLQHWYQAELKVSSHPEHSAPQVWLKP from the coding sequence ATGGCTGACATTCTTCAGGCACAGCGCATCTCGCTGCACGCAGCCGGTCGTAAGCTGCTGAATAACGTCAGCCTGACCCTGACGCCGGGCGAGGTTGTTGCGCTAATCGGGCCGAACGGCGCCGGGAAATCAACATTGTTACGGGTACTGACCGGTTATCAGCCGCCAGATGAGGGCATGGTGATACTGGCGGAAAAACCGTTAGGAGAGTGGTGCAATGAAGCCTTGTCGCGCAGGCGAGCGGTGATGCGTCAGCGCAGCGGCATGGCGTTTAGCTGGGCGGTGGAAGAAGTCATCGCCATGGGCCGCGCGCCCTGGCCTGCGGCACAGACCCCAGACGTGGTACAGGAAGTGATGGCGCTGACCGGCTGTGACGATCTTGCGGGACGGGATTTCTGCCAGCTTTCCGGGGGTGAGCAGCAGCGGGTTCAGCTGGCAAGGGCGCTCGCCCAGCTTTGGCATAACGGGCAGCCGCGCGGCTGGCTGTTTCTGGATGAACCCACTTCCGCGCTGGACCTCTACCACCAGCAGCATATTCTGCGTCTGTTGCGCAGGTTGGCACTGATGGGGACACTCTGCGTTTGCGTGGTGGTGCATGACCTGAATCTGGCGGCGCTGTGGGCGGATCGCATTGTACTTCTGCACGGCGGCAGGCTGGTTGCGCAGGGTACGCCGCAGGAGGTGCTCAATGAAACGACGCTTCAGCACTGGTATCAGGCCGAGCTAAAAGTGTCCAGCCATCCCGAACACTCCGCTCCGCAGGTCTGGCTGAAGCCGTAA
- a CDS encoding 3-deoxy-7-phosphoheptulonate synthase, which produces MNKTDELRTARIDSLVTPAALADRLPVSPEVAQNVIASRRRIEKILNGEDNRLLVIVGPCSIHDLDAAMDYARRLEGMRRKHGDRLEIVMRTYFEKPRTVVGWKGLISDPELNGSYRVNHGIEQARRLLLQVNELGVPTATEFLDMVIGQFIADLISWGAIGARTTESQIHREMASALSCPVGFKNGTDGNTRIAIDAIRAARASHMFLSPDKHGQMTIYQTSGNPYGHVIMRGGKQPNYHAADIAAACDSLQEFDLPEQLVVDFSHGNCQKQHRRQLEVCEDVCSQIRNGSRAIAGIMAESFILEGTQKIVAGQPLKYGQSITDPCLSWEDTETLLAMLADAAGSRF; this is translated from the coding sequence ATGAATAAAACAGATGAACTGCGAACAGCGCGCATCGACAGCCTGGTCACTCCCGCAGCGCTGGCCGACCGCTTACCTGTCTCGCCTGAGGTGGCACAAAACGTTATCGCCTCCCGCCGTCGCATCGAAAAAATCCTTAACGGTGAAGATAATCGCCTGCTGGTGATCGTGGGGCCATGCTCAATTCACGACCTGGACGCGGCCATGGATTACGCCCGCCGCCTGGAGGGGATGCGTCGGAAACATGGCGATCGCCTGGAAATCGTGATGCGCACCTATTTTGAAAAGCCGCGCACCGTGGTTGGCTGGAAGGGGCTTATCTCCGATCCTGAACTGAACGGCAGCTACCGCGTGAATCACGGCATTGAGCAGGCCCGCCGCCTGCTGTTGCAGGTGAACGAACTGGGCGTACCGACGGCGACAGAGTTTCTGGATATGGTGATCGGCCAGTTTATTGCCGATTTAATCAGCTGGGGCGCAATTGGGGCACGCACGACGGAAAGCCAGATCCACCGTGAAATGGCCTCGGCGCTCTCCTGCCCCGTTGGCTTTAAGAACGGCACTGACGGCAATACCCGCATCGCGATCGACGCGATTCGCGCTGCCCGCGCCAGCCACATGTTCCTCTCTCCGGACAAGCACGGCCAGATGACGATTTACCAGACCAGCGGTAACCCGTACGGCCATGTGATTATGCGCGGCGGCAAACAGCCGAACTACCACGCGGCGGATATCGCCGCGGCCTGCGACAGCCTGCAGGAGTTCGATTTGCCGGAGCAGCTGGTTGTCGACTTCAGCCACGGTAACTGCCAAAAGCAGCACCGCCGCCAACTCGAGGTGTGCGAGGACGTCTGCAGCCAGATCCGCAACGGCTCCCGCGCCATTGCCGGCATCATGGCAGAAAGCTTTATCCTCGAGGGCACCCAGAAGATCGTTGCCGGACAGCCGCTGAAATATGGCCAGTCCATCACCGATCCTTGCCTCAGCTGGGAAGATACAGAGACCCTGCTGGCAATGCTGGCGGACGCCGCCGGTAGCCGTTTTTAA
- a CDS encoding pyruvate, water dikinase regulatory protein, with translation MDNAVDRQVFYISDGTAITAEVLGHAVMSQFPVAINSITLPFVENESRARAVKEQIDALYQQTGIRPLVFYSIVLPEIRDIIVTSEGFCQDIVQALVAPLQQELKLDPTPVAHRTHGLNPGNLIKYDARIAAIDYTLAHDDGISMRNLDQAQVILLGVSRCGKTPTSLYLAMQFGIRAANYPFIADDMDNIQLPAELKPLQHKLFGLTINPERLAAIREERRENSRYASLRQCRLEVAEVEALFRKNQIRYLNSTNYSVEEMATKILDIMGLNRRMY, from the coding sequence ATGGATAACGCCGTAGACCGACAGGTTTTTTATATTTCCGATGGCACCGCCATTACCGCTGAAGTGCTGGGCCATGCGGTGATGTCTCAGTTTCCGGTTGCGATTAACAGCATCACGCTACCGTTTGTGGAAAATGAAAGCCGTGCCAGGGCCGTGAAAGAGCAAATTGACGCCCTTTATCAGCAGACCGGCATCCGGCCGCTGGTGTTCTACTCCATCGTGCTGCCCGAAATTCGCGATATCATCGTGACAAGCGAAGGCTTTTGTCAGGATATCGTTCAGGCGCTGGTCGCTCCTTTACAGCAGGAGCTGAAGCTGGACCCGACGCCTGTCGCCCACCGTACCCACGGTCTGAACCCCGGCAACTTAATCAAATATGACGCCAGGATCGCCGCCATTGACTACACGCTTGCCCACGATGACGGCATTTCCATGCGCAATCTCGATCAGGCGCAGGTGATTCTGCTGGGCGTCTCCCGCTGCGGCAAAACGCCGACCAGCCTGTACCTCGCCATGCAGTTTGGTATCCGGGCGGCAAACTATCCGTTTATCGCCGACGATATGGACAATATTCAGCTTCCCGCCGAGCTGAAACCGCTTCAGCATAAACTGTTCGGCCTGACAATTAACCCGGAACGCCTTGCCGCCATTCGCGAAGAGCGTCGTGAAAACAGCCGCTATGCCTCTCTGCGCCAGTGCCGCCTCGAAGTGGCTGAGGTCGAAGCTCTGTTCCGAAAAAATCAGATCCGCTACCTCAACAGCACCAATTATTCCGTCGAGGAGATGGCCACAAAGATTCTGGATATCATGGGCCTGAATCGTCGCATGTACTAA
- the ppsA gene encoding phosphoenolpyruvate synthase, producing the protein MRFLYPFIYHKRIVSMSNSSPLVLWYNQLGMNDVDRVGGKNASLGEMITNLSGMGVSVPNGFATTAEAFNYFLDQSGVNQRIYELLDKTDIDDVAALAKAGTQIRQWIIDTPFQPELEKAIHDAYEQLSADDAEASFAVRSSATAEDMPDASFAGQQETFLNVQGYDAVLVAVKHVFASLFNDRAISYRVHQGYDHRGVALSAGVQRMVRSDLASSGVMFSIDTESGFEQVVFITSAYGLGEMVVQGAVNPDEFYVHKPTLEAGRPSIVRRNMGSKKIRMVYAPSQEHGKQVRIEDVPQADRDRFSITPEEVQELAKQAVQIEKHYARPMDIEWAKDGHTGKLFIVQARPETVRSQGQVMERYQLHSQGKIVAEGRAIGHRIGAGPVKVIHNIREMHLIQPGDVLVTDMTDPDWEPIMKKASAIVTNRGGRTCHAAIIARELGIPAVVGCGDATERMKDDQNVTVSCAEGDTGYVYQDLLDFSVKSSTVDTMPDLPLKIMMNVGNPDRAFDFACLPNEGVGLARLEFIINRMIGVHPRALLEFDQQEPGLQKEIREMMKGYDDPVEFYVGRLTEGIATLGAAFWPKRVIVRLSDFKSNEYANLVGGERYEPEEENPMLGFRGAGRYVADSFRDCFALECAAMKRVRNDMGLTNVEVMVPFVRTVAQAKAVVEELERQGLKRGENGLKIIMMCEIPSNALLADEFLQYFDGFSIGSNDMTQLALGLDRDSGVVSELFDERNDAVKALLSMAIKAAKKQGKYVGICGQGPSDHEDFAAWLMEEGIDSLSLNPDTVVQTWLSLAEINK; encoded by the coding sequence ATGCGTTTCTTGTACCCATTCATATATCACAAAAGGATTGTCTCGATGTCCAATTCGTCACCGCTGGTGCTTTGGTATAACCAACTCGGCATGAATGATGTAGACAGGGTCGGGGGAAAGAATGCCTCCCTGGGTGAAATGATTACCAACCTTTCAGGTATGGGCGTCTCCGTGCCGAACGGTTTTGCCACCACCGCCGAAGCGTTTAATTATTTTCTCGACCAAAGTGGTGTAAACCAGCGTATTTATGAGCTGCTCGACAAAACGGATATTGACGACGTTGCCGCGCTTGCCAAAGCCGGAACGCAAATCCGCCAGTGGATCATCGACACGCCTTTCCAGCCCGAGCTGGAAAAAGCCATTCACGACGCCTACGAACAGCTTTCTGCTGACGACGCTGAAGCCTCTTTTGCCGTGCGCTCCTCCGCTACGGCAGAAGATATGCCGGATGCGTCGTTTGCCGGGCAACAAGAAACCTTCCTCAACGTACAGGGGTATGATGCGGTGCTGGTGGCGGTGAAGCATGTGTTTGCTTCGCTGTTTAACGACCGGGCCATCTCCTACCGCGTACACCAAGGCTACGACCACCGCGGCGTGGCCCTTTCCGCCGGGGTTCAGCGCATGGTTCGCTCTGATCTGGCCTCGTCGGGCGTGATGTTCTCCATCGACACCGAATCCGGCTTTGAGCAGGTGGTGTTTATTACGTCTGCCTACGGGCTGGGCGAGATGGTGGTGCAGGGCGCGGTTAACCCGGATGAGTTCTACGTCCATAAACCGACGCTGGAAGCCGGCAGGCCGTCCATCGTGCGCCGTAACATGGGCTCGAAAAAAATCCGCATGGTCTATGCCCCAAGCCAGGAGCATGGCAAGCAGGTACGCATCGAAGACGTGCCGCAGGCGGACCGCGATCGGTTCTCCATTACGCCTGAAGAGGTGCAGGAGCTGGCGAAGCAGGCCGTACAGATTGAAAAACACTACGCTCGCCCAATGGATATCGAATGGGCGAAAGACGGCCACACCGGCAAGCTGTTTATCGTCCAGGCCCGCCCGGAAACTGTGCGCTCTCAGGGGCAGGTTATGGAGCGCTATCAGCTGCACTCCCAGGGAAAAATCGTCGCGGAAGGCCGTGCCATCGGCCACCGCATCGGTGCGGGTCCGGTGAAGGTCATTCACAATATCAGAGAAATGCACCTTATCCAGCCCGGCGACGTGCTGGTGACCGACATGACCGACCCGGACTGGGAGCCGATCATGAAAAAGGCGTCCGCTATCGTGACCAACCGCGGCGGGCGAACCTGCCATGCGGCGATCATCGCACGTGAGCTGGGCATCCCGGCCGTGGTTGGCTGCGGTGATGCAACGGAGCGCATGAAGGACGATCAGAACGTGACCGTCTCCTGCGCAGAAGGCGACACCGGCTATGTCTATCAGGATCTGCTGGACTTCAGCGTGAAGAGCTCCACGGTAGATACCATGCCGGACCTGCCGCTGAAAATCATGATGAACGTCGGCAACCCCGATCGCGCGTTCGACTTCGCCTGTCTGCCTAACGAGGGAGTGGGCCTGGCCCGTCTGGAGTTCATCATTAACCGCATGATTGGCGTACACCCTCGTGCGCTGCTGGAGTTTGACCAGCAGGAGCCTGGGCTGCAAAAAGAAATCCGCGAAATGATGAAAGGCTATGACGACCCCGTTGAGTTCTACGTTGGACGTCTGACCGAAGGGATCGCGACGCTGGGCGCTGCGTTCTGGCCGAAGCGCGTCATCGTTCGCCTGTCAGACTTCAAATCTAACGAATACGCCAACCTGGTCGGCGGAGAGCGCTACGAGCCGGAAGAAGAGAACCCGATGCTCGGCTTCCGCGGCGCGGGCCGCTATGTGGCGGACAGCTTCCGTGACTGCTTCGCCCTGGAGTGCGCCGCCATGAAGCGCGTGCGCAACGACATGGGGCTGACCAACGTCGAAGTGATGGTACCGTTTGTACGTACCGTCGCCCAGGCGAAAGCCGTGGTGGAAGAGCTGGAGCGTCAGGGCCTGAAGCGCGGCGAGAACGGGCTGAAAATCATCATGATGTGTGAGATCCCGTCTAACGCCCTGCTGGCGGATGAGTTCCTGCAGTACTTCGATGGCTTCTCTATCGGCTCCAACGACATGACGCAGCTGGCGCTGGGCCTGGATCGCGACTCCGGCGTGGTGTCTGAACTGTTTGATGAGCGTAACGACGCGGTGAAAGCGCTGCTGTCGATGGCCATTAAAGCCGCGAAGAAGCAGGGAAAATACGTGGGTATCTGCGGGCAGGGTCCATCCGATCACGAAGACTTTGCTGCCTGGCTTATGGAAGAGGGGATCGACAGCCTCTCCCTGAACCCGGACACCGTAGTGCAAACCTGGCTCAGTCTGGCAGAAATTAATAAGTAA
- a CDS encoding glycoside-pentoside-hexuronide (GPH):cation symporter, protein MSTITGRISSKEKLGFGLGDAASHIVFDSSVAILAYFYTNIYGLPPAVMGTLFLVVRVLDAITDPIMGAIADQTKSRWGRFRPWLLIICVPFAVSCVLVYSTPDFEQTGKIIYAVLAYIFMTLMYTAINIPYCSLGAAITADPQENLSLQSWRFAIAPIGGAMGTALILPLADFIAPGDRASGMQWAMGIFGVIGCLMFLVCFATTRERITPVKEENLNIYRDVRILMQNDQWRILSVYNLAMLCGVVVRGSLLVYFVQYILNQGSNIISLFMLATTVAAVIGSLSAKWVGAWMCKIRASVWVNILSALVGLLFLVLPTDYWVPAFIVHIILNILQGINAPLQWSMITDANNYGEWKTQRRITGMNVAANIFIIKLGVAIGGALTGWGLAFYGYQAGVEQQSAEAVRGVLILFTVLPAVFYLITAFSIRYYRLTEARMNDIVSDLSEGKFQAQAELTKALPQSH, encoded by the coding sequence ATGTCGACAATAACGGGAAGAATTAGCAGTAAAGAAAAACTAGGCTTCGGGCTGGGTGATGCAGCAAGCCATATCGTGTTTGATTCTTCGGTGGCTATTCTGGCCTATTTCTACACGAATATTTACGGCCTGCCCCCTGCGGTGATGGGCACGCTTTTCCTGGTGGTCCGGGTGCTGGATGCAATAACAGACCCGATCATGGGCGCTATTGCCGATCAGACCAAAAGCCGCTGGGGAAGATTCCGTCCCTGGCTGCTGATAATCTGCGTACCATTTGCCGTAAGCTGCGTGCTGGTCTATTCCACGCCCGACTTCGAACAAACCGGAAAAATTATCTACGCCGTTCTTGCCTATATTTTTATGACGCTGATGTACACAGCAATCAATATCCCCTATTGCTCGCTGGGCGCCGCCATTACGGCGGATCCGCAGGAAAATTTATCGCTGCAGTCCTGGCGTTTTGCCATTGCGCCAATTGGCGGCGCAATGGGTACCGCTCTCATCCTGCCGCTGGCAGATTTTATTGCGCCGGGTGACCGGGCCAGCGGCATGCAGTGGGCAATGGGAATTTTCGGCGTGATTGGCTGCCTGATGTTCCTGGTCTGTTTTGCAACGACCCGTGAGCGCATTACGCCGGTTAAAGAAGAAAACCTTAATATTTATCGCGACGTCCGCATTCTGATGCAAAACGACCAGTGGCGTATATTGTCAGTTTATAACCTGGCAATGCTGTGCGGCGTTGTGGTTCGCGGCAGCTTACTGGTTTACTTCGTACAATATATTCTTAACCAGGGAAGCAATATTATTTCGCTCTTCATGCTTGCAACCACCGTTGCGGCTGTAATAGGCAGCTTATCCGCGAAATGGGTTGGCGCATGGATGTGTAAAATCCGTGCTTCGGTATGGGTTAATATTCTCAGCGCGCTGGTCGGCCTGCTGTTCCTGGTATTACCGACGGATTACTGGGTTCCAGCGTTTATCGTGCATATTATCCTTAACATACTTCAGGGTATTAACGCGCCACTTCAGTGGTCGATGATCACCGATGCGAATAACTATGGCGAATGGAAAACCCAGCGGCGGATCACCGGCATGAACGTCGCGGCGAATATATTCATTATTAAACTCGGCGTAGCTATCGGCGGCGCGTTAACGGGCTGGGGGCTGGCGTTTTATGGCTATCAGGCTGGCGTAGAGCAGCAGTCAGCGGAAGCGGTACGCGGCGTATTAATTCTATTCACCGTTTTACCGGCCGTGTTTTATCTGATTACCGCCTTCTCCATTCGTTACTATCGTTTAACCGAAGCGAGAATGAACGATATAGTCAGCGACCTGAGCGAAGGGAAATTCCAGGCTCAGGCGGAGTTAACAAAAGCATTGCCACAGTCGCACTAG
- a CDS encoding glycoside hydrolase family 3 N-terminal domain-containing protein, with protein MSAIYKDARRSVNERVADLLSRMTPEEKFAQMHAYWLILSSDGNHRERTDLSDEFAGVTEQAGLAERLKLGIGQITRPLGTHIIDAQEGVRAANRLQKTLVEDTRLGIPALFHEECLVGLLCKDATLFPSPLNYGSTWDPELIERAAEAIGKEARSTGCHQGLAPVLDVSRDVRWGRTEETFGEDPWLVGTMATSYVKGLQGKKRDLLATLKHYVGHSFSEGARNHAPVHLGFCELNDTFLLPFEMAVKLANAGSVMPAYHDIDNQPGHSDEFLLTTILREQWGFDGLVVADYGGVSLLHQHHGISHDPAESAALAFNAGLDVELPKDDCARHLAGAVERGLITMAKVDEIVARVLKEKFRLGLFEHPYADENQVALQSDSAKQLAREVATRSITLLENDGTLPLKGTPEVAVIGPTADDPLALLSGYSFPVHLIISDMLEQTSQVVTPLAALCERLGSENVRYAKGCHIIEKRMAGAPVFPGDSGAKPMQSSPVSQDISLIPEAVLIAQQSDVVVLCVGDLAGLFQSGTVGEGSDTDSLALPGVQQQLLDELVATGKPVVVVMTGGRPYNLGGQEDNVAALLMAWAPGQEGGYAIADVLTGQAEPGGRLVVSVPKSAGAMPYYYNHKLKSGGTPFAFHFGSRYPFGYGKTWTDFSYGPLKLAGKKIENQGGEIIASVTVTNCGREAGSEVVQLYVHDKVASMVRPVQELKAFQRVYLQAGESAELTFNVPTDMLNFTRRYGQRVVEPGEFEIRVGASSGDIRSRDVLNVEGDVHVLQGQWRMVSHCEVTQ; from the coding sequence ATGTCTGCTATCTATAAGGATGCCCGCCGCTCGGTTAACGAGCGCGTTGCCGATTTACTTTCACGCATGACGCCGGAAGAAAAATTCGCACAGATGCACGCGTACTGGCTGATTTTGTCGAGTGATGGCAATCACCGGGAAAGAACCGATCTGAGCGATGAGTTTGCTGGTGTTACGGAGCAGGCCGGCCTCGCCGAACGTTTAAAGCTCGGCATCGGCCAAATTACGCGCCCGCTGGGCACACACATCATCGATGCGCAAGAGGGCGTCCGGGCAGCTAACCGCCTGCAAAAAACGCTGGTGGAAGATACGCGGCTGGGGATCCCGGCACTGTTCCATGAAGAGTGCCTGGTTGGCCTGCTGTGCAAAGATGCCACGTTGTTTCCTTCGCCGCTGAATTATGGTTCAACCTGGGATCCGGAACTTATCGAACGTGCCGCTGAGGCGATAGGCAAAGAGGCCCGGTCGACGGGCTGCCATCAGGGGCTGGCACCGGTGCTGGACGTCTCGCGAGATGTGCGCTGGGGCCGGACGGAGGAGACCTTTGGCGAGGATCCGTGGCTGGTCGGCACGATGGCAACCAGCTACGTGAAAGGCTTACAGGGTAAAAAACGTGACCTGCTGGCGACGCTTAAGCACTATGTCGGCCACTCATTTAGCGAAGGCGCGCGCAACCATGCCCCGGTTCACCTCGGTTTCTGCGAGCTGAACGACACTTTCCTGCTGCCCTTTGAGATGGCGGTGAAGCTTGCGAACGCAGGCTCCGTGATGCCTGCCTATCACGATATCGATAACCAGCCCGGGCACTCTGATGAGTTCCTGCTCACCACAATTCTGCGCGAGCAGTGGGGCTTCGACGGGCTGGTGGTGGCGGACTATGGCGGTGTCAGCCTCCTGCATCAGCACCACGGTATCTCTCATGATCCTGCAGAATCGGCAGCGCTGGCATTTAATGCCGGTCTGGACGTAGAGCTGCCCAAAGATGACTGCGCACGCCATCTGGCCGGGGCCGTCGAGCGCGGGCTGATTACCATGGCAAAAGTTGATGAAATTGTTGCTCGCGTGCTCAAGGAAAAATTCCGCCTGGGCCTGTTTGAACATCCTTATGCCGATGAAAACCAGGTAGCGCTGCAGAGTGACTCGGCAAAACAGCTTGCCCGCGAGGTTGCCACCCGCTCCATCACCCTGCTGGAAAATGACGGCACGTTGCCGCTAAAAGGCACACCTGAAGTCGCCGTCATTGGGCCTACCGCAGACGACCCGCTGGCGCTGCTGAGCGGCTACAGCTTCCCGGTGCACCTGATCATCAGCGATATGCTGGAGCAGACGTCGCAGGTGGTAACCCCGCTGGCCGCGCTGTGTGAGCGGCTTGGCAGCGAAAATGTCCGCTATGCTAAAGGCTGCCATATTATAGAAAAACGCATGGCTGGTGCGCCGGTCTTCCCCGGCGATAGCGGCGCTAAACCTATGCAAAGCTCCCCGGTCTCGCAGGATATCAGCCTTATCCCGGAAGCGGTGCTTATCGCGCAACAGAGTGATGTTGTCGTACTTTGCGTCGGCGATTTGGCCGGGCTGTTCCAGAGCGGCACCGTGGGGGAAGGGTCAGATACCGACAGCCTGGCGCTACCCGGCGTTCAACAGCAGCTGCTGGATGAGCTGGTGGCAACGGGCAAACCAGTGGTGGTGGTAATGACGGGTGGGCGTCCTTATAACCTGGGCGGTCAGGAAGATAATGTGGCGGCGCTGCTGATGGCGTGGGCACCGGGGCAGGAGGGAGGCTATGCGATTGCGGACGTGCTAACGGGGCAGGCCGAGCCGGGAGGCAGGCTGGTGGTTTCCGTCCCGAAAAGCGCTGGGGCCATGCCTTACTACTATAACCACAAGCTAAAAAGCGGCGGCACCCCGTTCGCCTTCCACTTTGGCTCGCGCTATCCATTTGGTTACGGAAAAACATGGACGGACTTCAGCTACGGTCCGCTGAAACTTGCCGGTAAAAAGATTGAAAACCAGGGCGGTGAAATAATCGCAAGCGTCACGGTGACAAACTGTGGTCGCGAAGCAGGGAGTGAGGTCGTCCAGCTCTACGTTCACGACAAAGTCGCCTCAATGGTACGTCCAGTGCAGGAACTTAAGGCTTTCCAGCGCGTATATTTACAGGCCGGAGAAAGTGCAGAGCTGACGTTCAATGTGCCGACGGATATGCTCAACTTTACCCGCCGTTACGGACAGCGCGTGGTGGAGCCTGGCGAATTTGAAATAAGAGTGGGTGCCTCAAGCGGCGATATTCGCAGCCGTGACGTGCTGAATGTTGAGGGGGACGTTCATGTTCTGCAGGGGCAATGGCGTATGGTCAGCCACTGCGAGGTTACGCAGTAG
- the cobO gene encoding cob(I)yrinic acid a,c-diamide adenosyltransferase: MSDDRYQQRAQRQKEKVDARIESAQEERGILIIFTGNGKGKTTAAFGTATRAVGHGKKVGVIQFIKGQWPNGERNLLEPHGVEFQVMATGFTWETQNRETDTEACLTVWQHAKRMLADSSLDMVILDEITYMVAYDYLPLAEVMEALQQRPANQTVIITGRGCHRDILEIADTVSELRPVKHAFDIGVKAQIGIDY; the protein is encoded by the coding sequence ATGAGTGACGATCGTTACCAGCAGCGCGCCCAGCGACAGAAAGAAAAAGTTGATGCCCGTATTGAATCAGCGCAGGAAGAGCGTGGGATCCTGATTATCTTCACCGGCAACGGCAAAGGTAAAACCACGGCGGCGTTTGGCACAGCGACCCGCGCGGTGGGCCACGGAAAAAAAGTCGGCGTAATCCAGTTTATTAAAGGCCAGTGGCCAAACGGCGAGCGTAATCTGCTGGAGCCGCACGGCGTGGAGTTCCAGGTCATGGCCACCGGCTTCACCTGGGAGACGCAGAACCGGGAGACGGATACCGAGGCCTGCCTGACAGTCTGGCAGCACGCAAAGCGTATGCTGGCGGACAGCTCGCTGGATATGGTGATCCTCGATGAGATCACCTATATGGTGGCCTACGATTACCTGCCGCTTGCGGAAGTGATGGAGGCGCTGCAGCAGCGTCCGGCAAACCAGACGGTCATTATTACCGGCCGCGGCTGCCACAGGGATATCCTGGAGATTGCCGATACGGTCAGCGAGTTGCGTCCGGTTAAGCATGCGTTTGATATCGGCGTGAAAGCACAGATTGGAATCGATTACTGA
- a CDS encoding YciK family oxidoreductase, with translation MHYQPKIDLLQNRIILVTGASDGIGREAALTYARYGASVILLGRNEDKLRAVAQELHQLNGDTAHWFTLDLLTATPQDCEHLAQKLTGLVPHLDGVLHNAGMLGDVVPMDQQDPQTWQNVMQVNVNATFFLTQALLPLLLKSDAGSLVFTTSSVGRQGRAGWGAYAASKFATEGMMQVLAEEYKQQNLRVNCINPGGTRTTMRANAFPTEDPQKLKTPRDLMPLYLWLMGDDSRRKTGMSFDAQPNRKPGISE, from the coding sequence TTGCATTACCAACCGAAAATTGACCTGCTACAAAACCGCATTATTCTGGTCACGGGCGCAAGCGACGGCATTGGCCGTGAAGCCGCCCTGACCTACGCCCGTTACGGCGCGAGCGTGATCCTGCTCGGGCGTAACGAAGACAAACTTCGCGCTGTGGCGCAGGAATTACATCAATTAAACGGCGACACTGCACACTGGTTCACCCTGGATCTGCTGACCGCCACGCCGCAGGATTGCGAGCATCTGGCGCAGAAGCTAACTGGTCTGGTACCGCACCTTGATGGCGTGCTGCACAATGCCGGAATGCTTGGCGATGTGGTGCCGATGGACCAGCAGGATCCGCAAACCTGGCAAAATGTCATGCAGGTCAACGTCAATGCCACCTTTTTCCTAACTCAGGCGCTGCTCCCGCTGCTGCTGAAGTCCGATGCGGGCTCTTTAGTGTTTACCACTTCAAGCGTGGGTCGCCAGGGTCGCGCCGGATGGGGAGCCTACGCCGCGTCCAAATTTGCCACCGAAGGCATGATGCAGGTGCTGGCAGAAGAATATAAGCAGCAGAATCTTCGCGTGAACTGTATTAACCCCGGCGGCACCCGCACCACAATGCGCGCCAACGCCTTCCCGACGGAAGATCCGCAGAAGCTGAAAACGCCACGTGATTTAATGCCGCTGTATTTGTGGCTGATGGGCGACGACAGCCGTCGCAAAACTGGCATGAGCTTCGATGCGCAGCCTAACCGCAAACCAGGAATTTCCGAATGA